Proteins encoded by one window of Dreissena polymorpha isolate Duluth1 chromosome 11, UMN_Dpol_1.0, whole genome shotgun sequence:
- the LOC127850802 gene encoding uncharacterized protein LOC127850802 isoform X4: MFFFKQQLPSARTVWSVTETMLGEVIGSSMSNLKNIASIVFNNDLLAYVYEHEKSLAPLKTFRMRNKMYCATGALQEKLVHLDRRLKLLRTEIEKNIQLFEELLRVRDVVSIRFLTESLDRSYEKLFVRMSRTKSHSKLVRMLPNLSNIRSNIPKPFQLFAICPTVNDGLACFVHSLFHKFEPCAQSTDFSFEEYIHEELRYVTISSCIDTGPTNLCIDPHQPLRNASEHDAIFIAALGTDTSFNRDEGENEFLYAWDDVMPIRVIKAQLLSSGVEPNPGPVYLTDVEETETDKRLVAKKQTRETYFHFGKVQACTGSIKVGSIFGTKVFKIELNDDLQKGLLNKNNTQAQEFAISRVLDELCNFGKFVELEIPLLFYLRKNIAYMVLPSASWWKDLDAKAVGTIPAGVLAYRNEFRETFFFRDKITISLLDEHISNKRVSSIDFCDLTITNPFGGFHMITCYNACVYPNEGQRNDKPLNQPELKYPTQVSEAQDQHVSDVSDGETSVDEHPSTSHQNETSLYVNQASTFFQDIGSNTSQPDQTERPQVQMNMEHFNHMGDETHFDQNTTVLAQRMGPSLQQRRYPTAKYGSYENERERRETYRGWPLQQPDPQTLCNAGFFFTGQSYDLVRCFCCGIGLKDFTDTDNPLMEHVKHSANCPFILDYFGSRQALERYKQNNVRQDPEDIRRRQRQLYQQQQGRPVTTYRAKHERFRTLSSRLTTFAQWPPHLSQRPEQLAEAGLYYTGVDDHCRCFGCDGGLRKWEPGDDPWIEHCRWFPACPYAREIKGDEFINLIQMSADLVASETASDLHEEVNGNMAALTIDDALAQTIVKKHRQIITYDMGFPLAEVENSVLELFQQGSRDPDIWEIVTRIEVIRERKSVDAKLIRQQPSCAQSTKTLMDQNQRLKSILLCHLCHKNQVNALFLPCTHHKYCMDCTQHKDSCPDCGRAIKEKIRTFMG, from the exons ATGTTTTTCTTCAAACAACAACTGCCTTCAGCTCGCACAGTTTGGAGTGTCACTGAAACAATGCTTGGAGAAGTCATTGGTTCTTCCATgtcaaatttgaaaaatattgcaaGCATCGTATTCAACAA TGACCTCTTGGCCTATGTTTATGAACATGAAAAATCACTGGCGCCGTTAAAAACGTTTCGTATGCGCAATAAAATGTATTGTGCGACCGGAGCGTTACAAGAAAAACTGGTACATTTGGACAG ACGTTTGAAATTACTTCGCACTGAAATCGAAAAGAACATTCAATTATTCGAAGAGCTACTACGAGTAAG AGATGTAGTCAGCATTCGCTTTTTGACCGAAAGTCTGGACCGGAGTTATGAGAAACTGTTCGTCAG GATGAGCAGGACAAAGTCACATTCAAAATTAGTGCGTATGCTTCCTAATTTGTCAAACATTCGATCCAATATACCAAAACCATTCCAACTATTTGCAATTTGTCCGACAGTAAATGACGGCTTGGCCTGCTTCGTGCACTCTTTGTTTCATAAATTTGAACCGTGTGCTCAGTCTACGGATTTTAGTTTTGAAGAATATATACACGAAGAACTAAGATATGTTACAATAAG TTCCTGTATAGATACAGGGCCTACCAATTTATGTATTGATCCACACCAACCACTCCGCAATGCAAGTGAGCATGACGCAATTTTCATTGCAGCGTTGGGAACGGACACAAGTTTCAATAG AGATGAAGGTGAAAATGAATTTTTGTATGCGTGGGATGACGTGATGCCAATCAGAGTGATAAAGGCTCAATTGCTCAGTTCTGGCGTAGAACCAAACCCTGGACCTGTATATTTGACCGATGTCGAAG AAACAGAGACAGATAAAAGATTGGTGGCAAAAAAGCAAACGAG agaaacatattttcattttgggaAGGTACAAGCATGCACAGGTTCCATTAAAG tcGGTAGCATTTTCGGAACAAAAGTTTTCAAAATAGAGCTAAATGACGACCTACAAAAAGGGCTTCTGAATAAGAATAATACACAAGCACAAGAATTCGCGATCAGTCGAGTTTTAGATGAACTATGTAATTTTGGCAAGTTTGTAGAATTGGAAATACCGCTATTGTTTTATTTGCGAAAGAATATCGCGTATATGGTTTTACCGTCTGCTTCATGGTGGAAAGATTTGGACGCCAAGGCAGTCGGAACAATACCAGCGGGTGTACTCGCATACAGAAACGAGTTTAGAGAAACCTTTTTCTTTCGAGATAAGATTACAATATCTTTGCTAGATGAACATATAAGTAATAAACGCGTGTCTTCTATTGACTTCTGTGACTTAACGATTACAAACCCTTTTGGTGGGTTTCACATGATTACATGCTACAATGCGTGTGTTTACCCGAACGAAGGCCAACGCAACGATAAACCTCTAAATCAACCGGAACTAAAATATCCAACCCAAGTGTCTGAAGCTCAAGATCAACATGTCAGTGATGTGTCAGATGGAGAAACCTCAGTAGATGAACATCCATCAACAAGCCATCAAAACGAAACATCCCTGTATGTAAATCAGGCTAGCACATTTTTTCAAGACATTGGTTCAAATACTTCGCAACCAGACCAGACAGAAAGACCACAAGTTCAGATGAACATGGAACATTTCAATCACATGGGTGATGAAACACACTTTGATCAGAACACCACAGTGCTTGCTCAACGCATGGGTCCTAGTTTGCAGCAAAGAAGATATCCG ACGGCTAAATATGGTTCGTatgaaaatgaaagagagagGAGGGAAACGTATCGTGGATGGCCTTTACAACAACCAGATCCTCAAACTCTTTGCAATGCAGGTTTTTTCTTTACAG GTCAAAGCTATGATTTAGTACGATGTTTTTGTTGCGGCATCGGCCTGAAAGACTTCACAGACACGGACAATCCCCTTATGGAGCACGTTAAACACTCGGCTAACTGTCCGTTCATCCTGGATTATTTTGGTAGTCGACAAGCGTTAGAGCGATATAAG CAGAACAACGTACGACAAGACCCAGAAGACATCAGACGAAGACAGCGTCAACTGTACCAACAGCAACAAG GTCGACCAGTAACAACTTACAGGGCAAAGCACGAACGGTTCCGAACTTTATCTTCAAGGCTCACCACGTTCGCACAGTGGCCTCCTCATTTATCCCAGAGGCCAGAACAATTAGCAGAGGCAGGATTGTATTACACAG GTGTAGATGACCATTGTCGTTGCTTCGGGTGTGATGGCGGTTTGAGGAAATGGGAACCAGGCGACGATCCCTGGATAGAACACTGCCGATGGTTTCCGGCTTGCCCTTATGCAAGAGAAATAAAAGGCGATGAATTTATCAATCTTATTCAAATGTCTGCCGATCTTGTAGCAAGT GAAACTGCATCAGATCTACATGAAGAAGTAAACGGAAATATGGCTGCTTTAACGATCGATGATGCACTCGCTCAAACAATTGTAAAGAAACATCGACAAATTATTACATATGACATGGGATTTCCATTAGCCGAAGTTGAAAACTCTGTTTTGGAACTTTTTCAACAAG GCAGCAGAGATCCAGACATTTGGGAAATTGTTACACGTATTGAGGTTATTCGTGAAAGAAAATCTGTTGATGCGAAACTCATAAGACAGCAACCGTCATGTGCACAATCAACta AGACGTTGATGGATCAAAATCAACGACTAAAAAGCATACTTCTATGCCATTTATGTCACAAGAACCAGGTTAACGCCTTGTTTCTACCCTGCACACATCACAAGTACTGCATGGACTGCACACAACACAAAGATAGCTGTCCTGACTGTGGCCGAGCAATTAAGGAAAAGATCCGAACATTTATGGGATAA